Proteins encoded by one window of Gambusia affinis linkage group LG17, SWU_Gaff_1.0, whole genome shotgun sequence:
- the apc gene encoding adenomatous polyposis coli protein isoform X2, which produces MAAASYDQLLRQVEVLKMENSNLRQELQDNSNHLTKLETEASNMKEVLKQLQGTIEEESGEASGSQLELIERLKEMSLDPAGFRTRTRAPPPPSSSSSSASSSSGTIAGATGGTGGPGAQGPNPAAFPRRGAPTAGRDGHDRCLEELEKEKSLLLAELEKEEKEKDWYYAQLQNLTKRIDSLPLTENFTLQTDMSRRQLEFEARQIRSAMEEQLGSCQEMERRAQARVSRIQQIEKDIVKLGARLQVEGSQSAGDGGGLAGAQSSSSRLDQESANETSYSVPRRITSHLGTKVEMVYSLLSMLGTHDKDDMSRTLLAMSSSQDSCIAMRQSGCLPLLIQLLHGNDKDSLLLGNSRGSKEARARASAALHNIVHSQPDDKRGRREIRVLHLLEQVRHYCEACWSWQESHERGVDQEDNPMPSPVEHQICPAVCVLMKLSFDEEHRHAMNELGGLQAVAELLQVDCEMFGLSSDHYSVTLRRYAGMALTNLTFGDVANKATLCSMKGCMRAMVAQLKSESEDLQQVIASVLRNLSWRADVNSKKTLREVGSVRALMGCALEVQKESTLKSVLSALWNLSAHCTENKADICAVDGALAFLVGTLTHRSHTNTLAIIESGGGILRNVSSLIATNEAHRQILREHGCLPTLLQHLKSHSLTIVSNACGTLWNLSARDARDQETLWELGAVGMLRNLIHSRHKMIAMGSAAALRNLMANRPARYKDASVVSPGAGAPSLHARKQKALFEELDAQQLSETFDNIDNLSPKAANRKGRSCNGAGSSTTHSYTNTPVLSSPKGSEGAKRASEEAAYARPAFPPSVRASSDSLNSVTSTDGYGNRGKTKPSSDVFYSSDESAANKCCVYRKYPADLAHKIRSANHMADDDGAELDTPINYSLKYSDEQLNSGRQSPSQDGEQDTRLRRGNTSEAGQSGGRMAAGQPPRYVVVSATSSYGGDAVPEQPIDYSLKYGDESARKETAIPSLAPPTSSSNNKLRPLPATARSAAKSNQESTQTYCVEDTPICFSRGSSLSSLSSEEDEDADVVRKTKGSGNDYPTLPVSEKDAQEQQQRQQKEAESQTSAVRSTRGRRGHHHHHGHHHHHHHHLTSSSGARTPKSPPEPPYAQETPLMFSRCTSVSSLDSFSTSSIASSVRSSEPCSSEPSGVVSPSDLPDSPGQTMPPSRAKTPPPPPAQGDAPTQGVKKEEEGDVLLHFATESTPHGFSRASSLSALSLDEPYIAAEMKEAAAAAGSEETKPVPLKPILDESDDDNEILVACINMAMPKSSQKPKKPPPAAPRKPSQLPVYKLLPPQIRPPPQRKEVPPMPEEVPRVYCVEGTPLNFSTATSLSDLTIDSPPNEEAAPPPSAPRTRPAVPEGENGDDILAECISAAMPKAKPRKPIRTADSGERCQAPPSTVSPPQVKKKPTSPVKPMPQRAPYGVVAATPTKPKPGFAFDSPRHYTPIEGTPCCFSRNDSLSSLDFEEDEATEKDAEDRKSKEEENRKRKQQTVAIFPRTKPPANQTVADEKQKFTMEDTPVCFSRNPSLSSLSDIDQENNNKEFAQAPQHEEEEEEEEEEEEALPVAGQVESKPRPPAASGYAPKAFHVEDTPVCFSRNSSLSSLSIDSEDDLLQECISSAMPKKKKKSTAPPAATSPTATPPATTLPAAPVPFAKADEDILAEEEPSEAPRSPPSPDSESFDWKAIQEGANSIVSSLNAAASALSRQPSSDSDSVLSLKSVGSPFHLPAASRTTEDDEAALQVKRCARILKPGERSSLEAKREEEEDEEEAKALRGGKKVYRSLITGKPRAEPAARGRSKPRAAAAAKAPGGTDSADRGGGSSRDSTPSRPSAPANQKAGKLSQLPRTASPGSASSSSSSRAAKGAPKGSGLPRSESASRLAGSAQSRKQKAEPEKPALVRQSTFIKEAPSPTLKRKLEESSSSTAMEPQSSPETPLPPAAHRSHSESPSRPQEVTSSRISRTGTWKREASGGSGVSGGKHSTSLPRVGTWKRTGSSSSVLSASSESSEKGRGEDGGRGDAKGTWRKMKSGGESTAAKSEDVWVRLEDCPVNNPRSPSACSARSPTAANAPPVIDSPAPSKIPSSSSSSSSNLNLRRSCESLEEQAPPPPDRQQQRNQPRSGAVAARVSPFNYTPSPRKNSPELSSAPSQPAGGTSATPARPSLIPTPVTKKREPKGGDGGGGERGSYIVTSV; this is translated from the exons GTCCCTCCTATTGGCTgagctggagaaggaggagaaggagaaggactGGTACTACGCTCAGCTCCAGAACCTCACCAAGAGGATCGACAGCCTGCCGCTCACTGAGAAC TTCACGCTGCAGACAGACATGAGTCGCCGTCAGCTGGAGTTCGAGGCTCGCCAGATCCGCTCAGCCATGGAGGAGCAGTTGGGGTCCTGTCAGGAGATGGAGAGGAGAGCTCAG gctCGTGTGTCTCGTATTCAGCAGATAGAGAAAGACATCGTGAAGCTGGGCGCCCGACTGCAG GTGGAGGGCTCTCAGAGTGCAGGGGATGGTGGTGGATTGGCTGGAGCTCAG AGCTCCAGCAGCCGATTGGACCAGGAGTCTGCTAATGAGACCAGCTACTCAGTGCCTCGACGAATCACCAGCCACCTTGGAACGAAG gtggAGATGGTGTACAGCCTGCTGTCCATGCTGGGGACTCACGACAAGGACGACATGTCGCGCACGCTGCTCGCCATGTCCAGCTCGCAGGACTCCTGCATCGCCATGCGCCAGTCTGGCTGCCTGCCGCTGCTCATCCAGCTGCTGCACGGCAACGACAAGGACTccctgttgctag GTAACTCTCGTGGAAGCAAGGAGGCACGAGCGCGGGCGTCGGCCGCGCTGCACAACATCGTCCATAGCCAGCCAGACGACAAGCGAGGCCGACGCGAGATTCGGGTGCTGCACCTGCTGGAGCAGGTCCGCCATTACTGCGAGGCGTGCTGGAGCTGGCAGGAGAGCCACGAGAGGGGCGTCGACCAGGAGGACAACCCCA TGCCGTCTCCTGTGGAGCATCAGATCTGTCCCGCTGTCTGCGTGCTCATGAAGCTGTCCTTCGACGAGGAGCACCGCCACGCTATGAATGAGCTGG GGGGCCTCCAAGCGGTGGCggagctgctgcaggtggaCTGTGAGATGTTTGGTCTGAGCAGCGACCACTACAGCGTCACCTTGAGGCGATACGCTGGCATGGCGCTCACCAACCTCACCTTCGGAGATGTGGCCAATAAG GCCACGCTATGCTCCATGAAGGGCTGCATGAGAGCCATGGTGGCCCAGCTCAAGTCTGAGAGCGAAGACCTGCAGCAG GTGATAGCCAGTGTCCTGAGGAACCTGTCATGGCGCGCTGATGTCAACAGCAAGAAGACGTTGCGTGAGGTCGGCAGCGTGCGAGCGCTGATGGGCTGTGCTCTTGAAGTGCAGAAG GAGTCGACGCTGAAGTCTGTACTGAGCGCGCTCTGGAACCTGTCGGCCCACTGCACGGAGAACAAGGCGGACATCTGCGCGGTGGACGGCGCTCTGGCCTTTCTGGTGGGAACTCTCACGCACCGCAGCCACACCAACACGCTCGCCATCATCGAGAGCGGCGGAGGGATCCTGCGCAACGTCTCCAGCCTCATCGCCACCAACGAGGCGCACAG GCAGATCCTGCGGGAGCACGGCTGCCTGCCGactctgctgcagcatctgaaGTCGCACAGCCTGACCATCGTGTCCAACGCCTGCGGCACGCTGTGGAACCTGTCGGCGCGAGATGCCCGCGACCAGGAGACGCTCTGGGAGCTGGGAGCCGTGGGCATGCTGCGCAATCTCATCCACTCCCGCCACAAGATGATCGCCATGGGCAGCGCTGCCGCCTTGCGCAACCTAATGGCCAACCGCCCCGCACGCTACAAGGACGCCAGTGTGGTGTCGCCCGGCGCCGGCGCACCATCGCTCCACGCCCGCAAGCAAAAAGCGCTGTTTGAAGAGCTGGATGCCCAGCAGCTGTCAGAGACCTTCGATAACATCGACAACCTGAGCCCCAAAGCCGCCAACAGGAAGGGGCGGAGCTGCAACGGCGCTGGAAGCAGCACCACTCACTCCTACACCAACACGCCGGTGCTGTCCAGCCCGAAAGGCAGCGAGGGAGCGAAGAGAGCAAGCGAAGAGGCGGCATACGCACGGCCGGCGTTCCCACCCAGCGTGCGCGCCTCCAGCGATAGCCTCAACAGCGTGACCAGCACTGATGGCTACGGCAACCGCGGCAAGACCAAACCGTCCTCCGACGTCTTCTACTCCTCTGACGAGAGCGCCGCCAACAAGTGCTGCGTCTACAGGAAGTACCCGGCTGACCTGGCGCACAAGATACGCAGCGCCAACCACATGGCAGACGATGACGGCGCCGAGCTGGACACGCCCATCAACTACAGCCTGAAGTACTCGGACGAGCAGCTGAACTCGGGACGGCAGAGTCCAAGCCAGGACGGCGAGCAGGACACCCGGCTGCGCCGTGGCAACACCAGTGAAGCGGGGCAGAGTGGCGGCCGCATGGCGGCAGGGCAGCCGCCGCGATACGTCGTCGTCTCGGCAACGTCCTCCTATGGCGGTGACGCCGTACCGGAGCAGCCGATCGACTATAGCCTGAAGTATGGAGATGAGTCGGCGCGCAAAGAGACTGCCATCCCCTCGCTAGCTCCTCCCACTTCCTCCTCCAACAACAAGCTCCGCCCCCTGCCAGCCACCGCGCGCTCTGCGGCCAAGAGCAACCAGGAGTCAACGCAGACGTACTGTGTGGAGGATACGCCCATCTGCTTCTCTAGGGGTAGCTCCCTATCCTCTCTGTCCTCTGAGGAAGATGAGGATGCTGATGTCGTGAGGAAGACTAAAGGCAGCGGCAACGACTACCCGACACTTCCTGTCAGCGAGAAAGACGCTCAGGAGCAGCAGCAACGGCAGCAGAAGGAGGCCGAGAGTCAGACGTCAGCCGTGCGGTCCACAAGAGGACGAAGGggccaccaccaccaccacggccaccatcatcaccatcaccaccacctgACCTCATCGTCGGGCGCCAGGACTCCCAAGAGCCCCCCAGAGCCGCCGTACGCGCAGGAGACGCCGCTGATGTTCAGCCGCTGCACGTCGGTCAGCTCGCTGGACAGCTTCTCCACGTCGTCCATCGCCAGCTCAGTGCGCTCCAGCGAGCCGTGCAGCAGCGAGCCGAGCGGCGTGGTGAGCCCCAGCGACTTGCCTGACAGCCCGGGTCAGACCATGCCGCCCAGTCGCGCCAagacgccgccgccgccgcccgCCCAGGGCGATGCGCCGACACAGGGAGtcaagaaggaggaggagggggacgTGTTGCTGCACTTTGCTACGGAGAGCACACCCCACGGCTTTTCCCGTGCCTCCAGTCTGAGCGCGCTCAGTCTGGACGAGCCTTACATTGCAGCCGAGATGaaggaggcggcggcggcggcgggcAGCGAGGAGACGAAGCCGGTGCCTCTCAAGCCCATTCTGGACGAATCTGACGATGACAACGAGATCCTGGTGGCGTGCATCAACATGGCCATGCCCAAGTCCTCCCAGAAGCCCAAGAAGCCTCCACCAGCAGCGCCACGGAAACCCAGCCAGCTTCCTGTCTACAAGCTCCTCCCACCGCAGATCCGGCCGCCGCCGCAGAGGAAGGAGGTGCCACCAATGCCGGAGGAAGTGCCCCGTGTTTACTGTGTGGAGGGAACGCCACTCAACTTCTCCACCGCCACGTCGCTCAGCGACCTCACCATCGACTCCCCACCCAATGAGGAGGCGGCTCCGCCCCCATCCGCCCCCAGGACCCGGCCGGCGGTCCCAGAGGGCGAGAATGGCGATGACATCCTGGCCGAGTGCATCAGCGCCGCCATGCCCAAAGCCAAGCCCCGCAAACCAATCAGAACGGCAGACAGCGGCGAGCGCTGCCAGGCCCCGCCCTCGACCGTATCTCCACCGCAGGTGAAGAAAAAGCCCACCTCCCCCGTGAAGCCCATGCCTCAGCGGGCGCCATATGGTGTCGTCGCAGCGACACCCACCAAGCCCAAGCCGGGATTCGCCTTCGACTCGCCTCGCCACTACACGCCCATCGAGGGGACGCCATGTTGCTTCTCACGCAACGACTCGCTGAGCTCCCTGGACTTCGAAGAAGACGAAGCTACTGAGAAGGACGCTGAGGACCGAAAGAGcaaggaggaggaaaacaggaagcGGAAGCAGCAGACAGTCGCCATCTTCCCCCGCACCAAACCGCCGGCCAATCAGACGGTGGCGGACGAGAAGCAGAAGTTCACCATGGAAGACACGCCCGTCTGCTTCTCCAGGAACCCGTCACTGAGCTCGCTGAGCGACATCGACCAGGAGAACAACAACAAGGAGTTCGCCCAGGCCCCGCAgcacgaggaggaggaggaggaagaggaggaagaggaggaggcacTTCCTGTTGCTGGACAG GTGGAGTCGAAGCCCCGCCCCCCTGCGGCCAGCGGCTACGCCCCCAAAGCGTTTCACGTGGAGGACACGCCCGTCTGTTTTTCCAGGAACTCGTCCCTCAGCTCCCTCAGCATCGACTCAGAGGACGACCTGCTGCAGGAGTGCATCAGCTCTGCCATgcccaagaagaaaaaaaagtccaccGCACCACCCGCCGCCACATCTCCCACCGCCACGCCACCTGCCACCACGCTGCCCGCCGCCCCTGTTCCCTTTGCCAAGGCAGATGAGGACATCCTGGCAGAGGAGGAGCCCTCGGAGGCGCCCCGCAGTCCGCCCTCTCCAGACTCTGAGTCCTTCGACTGGAAGGCCATCCAGGAAGGAGCCAACTCCATCGTTAGCAGCCTGAACGCCGCCGCCTCGGCCCTGTCCCGCCAGCCGTCCTCAGACTCCGACTCCGTCCTGTCCCTGAAGTCCGTCGGCTCGCCTTTCCACCTGCCGGCGGCCAGCCGGACCACTGAGGACGACGAGGCAGCGTTGCAGGTCAAGCGCTGCGCCCGCATCCTGAAGCCTGGCGAACGCAGCAGCCTAGAGGCCaagagggaagaggaggaggatgaggaggaggcgAAGGCCCTGCGTGGAGGGAAGAAGGTCTACCGCAGTCTGATCACAGGAAAACCGAGGGCGGAGCCGGCTGCCAGGGGGCGGAGCAAGCCCCGAGCTGCCGCTGCCGCCAAGGCTCCAGGTGGCACCGACTCTGCTGACAGAGGGGGCGGGTCCTCTCGAGACTCCACCCCTTCCCGACCCTCTGCTCCGGCCAATCAGAAGGCAGGAAAGCTGTCCCAGCTGCCGCGTACCGCCTCTCCAGGAAGTGCCTCGTCATCATCTTCCTCCAGAGCCGCCAAGGGCGCGCCGAAGGGCAGCGGCCTCCCCCGTAGCGAGTCAGCCTCCCGTCTCGCCGGCTCTGCCCAATCCAGGAAGCAGAAGGCGGAGCCAGAGAAGCCGGCGTTGGTCCGCCAGTCAACCTTCATCAAGGAAGCTCCGAGCCCCACGCTGAAGAGGAAGTTGGAGGAGTCTTCCTCCTCCACTGCCATGGAGCCGCAGTCCAGCCCCGAGACGCCGCTTCCCCCTGCCGCCCATCGCTCGCACTCTGAGAGCCCGTCTCGCCCGCAGGAAGTAACCTCATCACGTATAAGCCGCACCGGCACCTGGAAGCGTGAGGCCAGCGGCGGCTCCGGAGTGAGCGGCGGGAAACACTCGACCTCGCTGCCGCGCGTCGGCACCTGGAAGCGGACGggaagctcctcctctgtgctGTCGGCGTCCTCAGAGTCCAGCGAGAAGGGGCGGGGTGAGGACGGTGGCCGTGGTGACGCCAAGGGGACATGGCGGAAGATGAAGAGCGGAGGCGAGTCGACAGCTGCCAAGTCGGAGGACGTCTGGGTCCGCCTGGAGGACTGTCCCGTTAACAACCCGCGCTCGCCGTCCGCCTGCTCAGCGCGCTCGCCTACCGCCGCCAACGCCCCGCCTGTCATTGATAGCCCCGCCCCCTCCAAAATCCCCTCTTCGTCCTCTTCGTCCTCTTCCAACCTCAACCTTCGGCGGAGCTGTGAGAGCCTGGAAGagcaggctccgccccctcctgACCGCCAGCAGCAACGCAACCAGCCGCGCAGCGGCGCCGTGGCGGCGCGCGTCAGCCCCTTCAACTACACGCCCAGCCCCAGGAAGAACAGCCCCGAGCTTAGCTCCGCTCCCTCGCAGCCTGCCGGCGGCACATCAGCCACGCCCGCGCGGCCCTCGCTCATCCCGACCCCCGTGACCAAGAAGAGAGAGCCGAAGGGCGGAGACGGTGGCGGCGGCGAACGCGGCTCCTACATTGTCACGTCTGTGTGA